One part of the Anser cygnoides isolate HZ-2024a breed goose chromosome 9, Taihu_goose_T2T_genome, whole genome shotgun sequence genome encodes these proteins:
- the TFRC gene encoding transferrin receptor protein 1, protein MDHARAAISNLFGGEPMSYTRFSIARQTDGDNSHVEMKLSADDEEGGEVGRPEHLHAHVAQPWRNGKNLCFLVIAAFLLLLIGFLIGYLSYRGRMQLAAKCLEGSGKCEVTPTASYLADGDETEQEEVPGPRVLYWPDLKSLLSDKLSKRRLEENLRQRANKYSFEAGQSEDENMGIYIHDQFKSFFLDQVWKDKHYIKLQVKGSTKNKVSVLEDGKEEDLETPDAYVAYSETGTVTGKPVYANYGQKTDFQKLEKSAIELNGTIVIVRAGKITLAEKVVNAKEKGAVGVLMYLDPYEYGNTDDLVPFGHAHLGTGDPYTPGFPSFNHTQFPPIESSGLPHIAVQTISSHAASRLFSKMDGESCLPQWRGGLVVCKMTVSSNKQLMVKLEVNNIMVDRKILNIFGAITGFEEPDRYVVIGAQRDSWGPGAAKAGVGTAILLELARVISDIVKNDGYKPRRSIIFASWSAGDYGAVGATEWLEGYSATLHAKAFTYINLDAAVLGTKNFKISASPLLYALLERTMKGVKDPTNLGNLYSRVGSDWVKSIVPFGLDNAAFPFLAYSGIPVVSFGFYDKDEEYPFLGTTQDTVENLKAINNLYALLCAAAEVAGQIALRLTHDHELFLDFGRYSEELLAFQEKFLVYDQDVKELGLNLDWLFLARGDFQRAANALRRDIENSDKENKVIRRALNDRIMKVEYDFLSPYLSPKDAPLRHIFFGKGSHTLQSLLEHLQLLKTSRSDVDLNMLREQLALATWTIKGAANALEGDIWNTDNTF, encoded by the exons ATGGACCATGCCAGAGCAGCAATCTCTAACTTG TTTGGTGGCGAGCCGATGTCGTACACTCGCTTCAGCATTGCCCGGCAAACGGATGGAGACAACAGCCATGTGGAGATGAAGCTGTCTGCTGATgatgaggaaggaggagaggtggGGAGGCCCGAGCACCTGCATGCCCATGTGGCTCAGCCGTGGAGGAATGGCAAGAACCTCTGCTTCCTAGTTATTGCggcttttctcctccttttgaTTG GGTTTCTGATCGGCTACTTGAGTTACCGTGGACGAATGCAGCTGGCTGCCAAGTGTCTAGAGGGAAGTGGCAAGTGTGAGGTGACTCCTACTGCATCTTACTTAGCGGATGGCGATGAAACTGAGCAAGAGGAGGTTCCAGGACCACGTGTCCTCTACTGGCCTGATCTGAAGAGCCTGTTGTCAGATAAGCTGTCAAAAAGGCGCCTAGAGGAGAACTTGAG GCAAAGAGCAAATAAGTACTCCTTTGAAGCTGGCCAGAGTGAAGATGAGAACATGGGCATCTACATTCATGACCAGTTCAAGAGCTTCTTTTTGGATCAAGTGTGGAAGGATAAGCACTATATAAAGCTGCAGGTCAAAGGCAG CACCAAGAACAAAGTGTCTGTTTTGGAAGATGGTAAAGAAGAGGACCTGGAGACTCCTGATGCATACGTGGCATACAGTGAGACCGGCACAGTTACT GGCAAACCAGTCTATGCAAACTAtggacagaaaacagattttcagaagctAGAGAAGTCAGCGATTGAACTGAATGGAACCATAGTCATTGtcagagctggaaaaataaCCCTTGCTGAGAAG GTTGTGAACGCCAAGGAGAAAGGAGCAGTCGGTGTGCTGATGTACCTGGATCCGTACGAGTACGGGAACACAGACGACCTTGTCCCGTTTGGGCAT GCCCACCTTGGAACTGGAGACCCTTACACCCCAGGCTTCCCTTCTTTCAACCACACCCAGTTTCCTCCCATTGAATCTTCAGGACTACCCCACATTGCTGTTCAGACCATCTCCAGCCACGCAGCGAGCAGGCTGTTCAG CAAAATGGATGGAGAGTCATGCCTTCCCCAGTGGAGAGGTGGCCTTGTGGTCTGTAAGATGACAGTGAGCAGCAACAAGCAGCTGATGGTGAAACTGGAAGTGAACAATATCATGGTGGACAGGAAGATTCTGAACATCTTTGGTGCTATCACAGGATTTGAAGAACCAG ATCGGTACGTTGTGATCGGAGCCCAGAGAGACTCCTGGGGCCCAGGAGCAGCCAAGGCTGGCGTTGGAACTGCTATATTGTTGGAACTTGCCCGTGTGATCTCGGACATAGTGAAAAATG ATGGCTACAAACCGAGGCGAAGCATCATCTTCGCTAGCTGGAGTGCAGGAGACTACGGCGCTGTGGGCGCTACAGAATGGCTGGAG GGGTACTCAGCCACGCTGCATGCCAAAGCTTTCACTTACATCAACCTGGATGCTGCAGTCCTGG GCACAAAAAACTTCAAGATTTCTGCTAGCCCCCTGCTGTATGCGCTGCTGGAGAGAACTATGAAGGGG GTAAAGGATCCGACAAACTTAGGCAACCTCTATAGCAGAGTTGGCTCCGACTGGGTAAAATCAAT CGTTCCTTTTGGCCTAGATAACGCAGCATTCCCTTTTCTGGCGTACTCTGGAATCCCAGTGGTGTCCTTTGGTTTCTACGAT AAAGATGAGGAATATCCCTTCCTGGGCACTACTCAGGACACTGTGGAGAACCTGAAGGCGATTAACAATCTGTATGCTCTTCTGTGTGCTGCTGCGGAAGTAGCTGGACAAATAGCTCTCAGGTTGACCCATGACCATGAGCTCTTCCTAGACTTTGGGAGATACAGTGAGGAACTGTTAGCGTTCCAGGAAAAGTTTTTGGTCTACGATCAGGATGTGAAG gagctggggctgaacTTGGACTGGCTGTTTCTTGCCCGTGGTGACTTCCAGCGAGCTGCAAACGCACTGAGAAGAGACATCGAAAACAGTGACAAGGAGAACAAGGTCATCCGCAGAGCCCTGAATGACAGGATCATGAAG GTGGAATATGACTTCCTCTCCCCATATCTCTCGCCAAAAGATGCTCCCCTTCGCCATATCTTCTTCGGCAAAGGCTCCCACACCCTGCAGAGTCTGCTGgagcacctgcagctgctgaaaacGAGCAGGAGCGACGTGGATTTGAACatgctgagagagcagctggcCCTGGCGACCTGGACCATAAAAGGGGCTGCCAATGCGTTAGAGGGTGATATTTGGAATACAGACAATACATTCTAG